Proteins from one Microcoleus sp. FACHB-672 genomic window:
- a CDS encoding COP23 domain-containing protein, with product MRVNSAVAQPVVSPPSLTKNSSEATIFKCIPYSNEFFITVARNGEREAALFIWSTQNFSSDIPPQEACNSFAQRLSEQVTQNSGNLENLLFTMGRVSDRTVLCLVHNYQEGCNTRNTLFTLNPQDAKQYNGQPYKFVEYLTNFRPPACDSQLLQFVGNPIIDIERQFYFSLEIWQNKFLLNETSIPSPPPECLNQKQ from the coding sequence TTGAGAGTAAATTCAGCTGTAGCTCAACCAGTTGTATCCCCTCCAAGCCTTACAAAAAATTCATCTGAAGCAACTATCTTTAAATGTATTCCTTACAGTAATGAATTTTTTATCACTGTTGCTCGAAACGGTGAAAGAGAAGCTGCTCTATTTATCTGGAGCACTCAGAATTTTAGTTCTGATATACCTCCTCAAGAAGCTTGCAATAGTTTTGCACAACGCTTGAGTGAGCAAGTGACTCAGAACAGCGGGAACTTGGAAAATTTGCTGTTTACAATGGGGCGGGTGAGTGATCGAACTGTGCTTTGCTTGGTACACAATTATCAAGAAGGCTGTAACACACGTAACACCCTATTCACGCTGAACCCTCAAGATGCTAAGCAATATAATGGACAACCCTATAAATTCGTAGAATATTTAACAAACTTTCGGCCTCCGGCTTGCGATTCTCAACTTTTACAATTTGTTGGAAATCCGATTATCGATATTGAGCGGCAATTTTATTTTAGTTTAGAAATTTGGCAAAATAAATTTCTATTAAATGAAACTTCGATCCCTTCACCTCCACCTGAATGCTTAAATCAGAAACAATAA